From the genome of Dermacentor andersoni chromosome 3, qqDerAnde1_hic_scaffold, whole genome shotgun sequence:
AAATGTTCCGAGGTTCTTGCTACTGTGGATTTACTTGAGCTGCCATTCATGAATGTTTTGAACATATTTTTTTAGGGAGCTAGGTGAGGTACTGGAGCGCGAGCATCACATTGCACCCCCATTCCTTTTAGCCCCAGGAAAAGTAATACAGGCTGAAGATTTATGGTAAGACTGCCTGAGCTTAATTATGGAGCAGTTCCAAAAAAATTATGCAGCAGTTCCAAAAAGTGTTTTCAACCTAAAATGCCTGTTCCAGTACACGTTCAGACACAGAGGCCAGTTGCAACGACGAGGCAGGGCCATCGCAACAGCCCCAGGATGATGTACTCCACAAGCGGCGCCGCAGGGACACTTCCATCAACACCCTCCTGGATGTTTTCCAGGAGGCCAAAAAGGATCGGGCCGAGCGCTTTGACAAAAAGATGGCTTTGCTGGAGCGGCTTGTTACAGCAGTTGAGGCTAAAGCTACCCAGGTCGAATAAATTGCCAAAAACATTGATTGCCATGTTGCTTTCTCACCAGTCACTGATATAAGATGACTAAAACATGCTTTACTACAAGCATATGTTTGGCAGTGGTTCTCAAGCCTCATTTAACGATGTGTCTTGCAACACATCCTGCATCAGCCCCCATTTCGGCTATGTAGTAAATCGCACACAGCATCCCAACATGCATTAACCATTTATTGACTTTCTCTATTGGGTCAATAGCTAATGGCATTAACTTTCAGCAACATTCAAATTCAACAACTGTGCATCCACACCTTGTACATAGCTGCAGTGACTATAAGAGTAGTTAGAATAGCTATGAAGGCAGTGTATCAGCCCTGCAGGTACCAGAAATGGATGTGCTATTCAATACACTGTTCTTTGCTGTTGGCACTTGCGCACACATGCCCATGACAAAAAATGCTTGATGTGTACACTCAAATGTATACAGCATCAGCACTGATTCTGAGCAATATTTTCTTGCAAGCTCTCGCTGAAACCTGCCACACCACGGTCAATGAAGATATCGGTGTCTTCATCATTGACAACTTCTTCTTGCACTGGCAGCTGCCGCAGTTCGTCAAAAAAATCTCTCTCTTCGTTGCACAAGTTGTGCAGAACACATGCACCCATGACAGTAAGTACGCACTGTTTGATGCTTGCAGCATCGACGAGATACAGCCGCCTGAAGCGCTGCTTTAGCAATCCGAAAGCATTCTCAACTGCAACTCTTTGCTGCGAATGAACCACGTTGAACTTTTTCTTCCACGACGGGAAAGTAGCCTCGTTGTCTCGGTAAGGCGTCATCAGCCATGGTAGGAGGGGATATGCTGAATCTCCAAGGATATATCCATTGCAGCATTTCAACGCGGCTTCTTCAAAGAAAGGGCTTTCACGCAGCACCCTTGCGTCGTGTGCCGAGCCAGGGAATCCAATAAATACATCCAGGAACTTGTTTCTGTCATTGACAATGCCTTGCAGCACAATTGAAGGCCACTTCTTTCGGTTGTAGTAAGAATGAGGAGATTCCGTCGGCTTGTTGATCTCGACGTGGCAGCCATCAATACAGCCTACTGTATTTTGGGGCCCCTTGCCACCGGTTTTTGCAAGGAAGCTCGCCTTGCTGCGCTCCTGCTCCTGCCGGCCAGGCCACGCAATAACCTCCTCACTGACACTGTTGAGGAAATCCAACATTCGCACGACACAGCTGTGTACAGTCGACACGGCAAGGTCGAAGCGGTCAGCCAAAGAGTACATACTGCACTGTCCACCCAAGTAACACAAAACCACCAAGCATGTCTTTTCGGCACTAACCCTTGGACGTCCTCTTCTTGTCGCGCTCGGGAAGAACGGCGACGCCATGTATCCGGTAGCAAGTCTGTCAAACGTCTCGCGCGATAGGCGGAAAAGTCTTTTAAATTCAAAATCAAAGTAGCGACTCACGACTTCTTCACAGTACTTAGGAATTCTATTGCGTTGCAACCTAGTTAGCTTCAGCGCTAGAATTGTGACAATATCGTCGAAGTCCTCGTCTTCACTGTCCGAGTCCATCAGCTCAATAACTGTTTGAACGATGGCTGCAGACGATGCGCCGCAATCCATAGCGCTTTCCACCATATCAACCAGCCTGTACACCCTTCAAAACACTTTCGCCTAACCGCGGGCAGGCTGGATCAATCCATAAACAAAAGTCGACGTGCAGCTGGCGAAGCGCCAAGACCAGCAGAAGGCCTGCACTACCTGCACTTCAGCATTCGTTTCAGTTTGGCGCTAGTGTCGCGCTATGCCTGCACTGCTGAACTGGGGCTGCATGAGTGTGGCACTTTTTCTGAACTGCGAGGAACTAGTTCACGCAGTGCAATGTAAATCGAGCGGACCTATAACttcaggtttcgcagcggcttctcggagcgagcgggagaggggaagtaaaagcgagccgaacatcgcggcgcccgcgactacatacagcctgtcgagtcatacgccgccaaactcttcggccgcaccaagtctgaagacgatccagagaatcccattcgcgacttttgacggccgcacttatgcaacgttgCTCTCAACGAACACTTCGCCGTAAACGAGAGCGCCGGGtgcgctcgttgaacgccctcttcactgctgtctttgttcgtattcgctgcgcgttctgaacggaagagggacccaagagcctcgaCACcttactgtatgtttagcgactcctgctcccagcatgaacgtacggcacaccccacatgaaacattccgctaaggcgaataATTTAGCGACCATTtttcgaattaaattttttagcccgcacattcgtgcgaTTATTtcatggggtgttgatagagctgcagccgacaattctgcggcgcaacgaatcgggtacatgagctcgggctactggataccggagcattctttgccatttgcgtcCAGTCAAGCCCGCGGAAAACGTGGTGTCTTCgggcgtatgacacccccccccctcccgctggccccttgcacccggggcccacggccccccggccccccctgttgctacgccactgaatgggacaaataaataaatgagttcTGAATGGTAGATTGTTATCGTTTCTGCATAACGTAAATTGTTTTGCAGGTTCCAGAATGTAGATATACACCAGACAAGCTGGCAATAGTTAACATGTGAATAGAAAAGAGAACTATAAATAAGTATTTTATATGGTGCAGAAATATGTATCTCAGATGATTCCAGTTATTCGAACAAGATTTGTTTCTAGTAAGTTCACATGGGATTCCCAGGACATGTGTGCAGTAAATGTCACGCCGAGGCACTTAAAATGGTCAAAAATGTCTACATGATGAGAGTTTAAAATATAGGCATGAAAGATAACTGCTTCTATTTTATTTTCGTTATTCTTCATAGAgttatattgtaacgtagattgaagactgagtcttacaaaatagacgcttctgtTTAATGGCGGCCCAGGAGAATAACGTGCAGCTCACgcacttcgtcgtctttcatggcgccgacctttgcgcgcgccgtcccgcgatGCCGGAGCCCCCCATTATTGTGTTAACTACCCCCCCATGCGAAAAgtgaccgtctcggtcgcgtcaaaaagttattTCGGCCACAAGAAAtagagctcctcaggtgcatcttggcgttcacgtacgcgcatagtagggTTTCATGCACACTACAtcaacaacttcagcgcgaggacgacgacggggcGAACCGAGGTCAGAACAGCAAGGGACGACTTCGCAGGTCACGTCACAGAGGCggtgtgtaaccttgtagggaccaaaataccggcgtagcaacttttccgagagtacATGGCTTGTGATGGGCGTGCAGACCCAAACGAATACGtcggtattg
Proteins encoded in this window:
- the LOC126525014 gene encoding uncharacterized protein, yielding MVESAMDCGASSAAIVQTVIELMDSDSEDEDFDDIVTILALKLTRLQRNRIPKYCEEVVSRYFDFEFKRLFRLSRETFDRLATGYMASPFFPSATRRGRPRVSAEKTCLVVLCYLGGQCSMYSLADRFDLAVSTVHSCVVRMLDFLNSVSEEVIAWPGRQEQERSKASFLAKTGGKGPQNTVGCIDGCHVEINKPTESPHSYYNRKKWPSIVLQGIVNDRNKFLDVFIGFPGSAHDARVLRESPFFEEAALKCCNGYILGDSAYPLLPWLMTPYRDNEATFPSWKKKFNVVHSQQRVAVENAFGLLKQRFRRLYLVDAASIKQCVLTVMGACVLHNLCNEERDFFDELRQLPVQEEVVNDEDTDIFIDRGVAGFSESLQENIAQNQC